One window from the genome of Nicotiana sylvestris chromosome 9, ASM39365v2, whole genome shotgun sequence encodes:
- the LOC138877448 gene encoding uncharacterized protein: MFFDGAANFKGVGIGAVLVSKTSKHYLVSAKLRFSCTNNMAEYEARILGLKMAIDMNIQELLMIRDLDLLIHQLWEEWATKNSKILPFLHHVHELRKRFTNTEFQHVPRIQNEFVAALSTLSSMIQHPDKNFIDPFPINIHDQPACCAHVE; this comes from the coding sequence atgtttttcgacggagcagcaaatttcaaaggagttggtatAGGAGCAGTCCTGGTATCAAAAACTAGCAAAcattatctggtgtctgccaaactcaggttctcgtgcaccaacaacatggccgaatatgaagcccgcatcttagggctcaagatggctattgacatgaacattcaagagttgctaatGATCAGAGATTtggacctactcatacatcagctctgggaagaatgggcaaccaagaactccaagatactcccatttctgcatcatgtacatgaattgagaaagaggttcacaaatacggaattccaacatgttcccagaatccagaatgagttcgtcgcTGCATTGTCTActctatcatccatgatacaacatccagacaagaactttattgatcccttTCCAATAAATATCCATGATCAACCAGCTTGTTGTGCTCATGTTGAATAA